One Ardenticatenales bacterium DNA segment encodes these proteins:
- a CDS encoding SMC family ATPase has protein sequence MIPVTLQLTNFLSYRDTVVLDFAGIRTACIAGANGAGKSSILDGITWALFGQSRGKSDDDVINRLAAYNGEAAEVRYTFALETNQYRVIRQKQTRKSTRLDLQLLTESGKWKSLSENRVRDTQAAIENLLKMNYDTFINASFLLQGKADEFTTKTANKRKEILADLIGVNQWDQYKEAAAVRRRETEGQLQLLDARMTDIDQELDEETERAAILAVAQEEESRISERLADKEQLLTQLRRVETAVQHQRQAVHTLANNVTRARQNLTQTEAGQARRQQELDAFQALLDEGDNITARYAAWQGADATWQTWQGKETAFRRIRDRQRPHELAIAQAQSRLQQRQAHLEAEAARVAAMRQEQEEVTERLRAGRQQLAALSARLEAMTAQETAWHEARARLQALEHERKLRQQEVGQLQTQWRRLEREQKEQEAVAQNRTDAQAAIATLTEKLARVNADQQALMGAMAERDTLQAEQPPLKEQMDKLKERITRLEEDAGSECPLCGQPLTAEHRRAVLSDLRAEGENAGNRYRQNQARVRELGQQIKQWETSVKQRPFLEREHPTQQQRLAAAEARLAEIEAHVTEWQSDSAPRLAQLQAELADDTDRQAQQHRVGELALSIQDKPKAEQERLTCQQAISAAEARLAEITRASAAWETAGVAELAQVRRQLAAEDFALEERTALAALDAEAAAVGYDPAAQAVAQRERAALADAPAAFQELKQAEAAVKPLSDTLSDLAHQLVEQRAQLAEMETQHQAAAAQLAEMTTHAQDVREVEQDLFRLREDAVAAHQRVGAARQRLDVLTDLRQQQRRLMTERADLTHRVQRLKLLEKACGRDGVQALLIEQALPEIETSANDLLERLTDGQMRVTFDTQRQLKTRDEMAETLDIRIVDNAGERPYENFSGGEQFRVNFAIRLALSRVLAKRAGARLQTLVIDEGFGSQDPQGRQRLVEAINTIQGDFACILVITHIDQLRDAFPTRIQVEKSSRGSAITVN, from the coding sequence ATGATTCCCGTAACGCTGCAACTGACTAATTTTCTTTCTTATCGAGACACGGTGGTGCTGGATTTTGCCGGCATTCGCACAGCCTGCATTGCCGGAGCCAACGGTGCCGGAAAATCCAGCATCCTGGACGGCATCACCTGGGCCTTGTTTGGGCAAAGCCGCGGCAAAAGCGACGACGACGTCATCAACCGCCTCGCCGCCTACAACGGGGAAGCCGCCGAAGTCCGTTATACCTTTGCCCTGGAAACCAACCAGTATCGCGTCATACGTCAAAAACAAACGCGCAAATCCACCCGCCTGGACCTGCAACTGCTCACCGAAAGCGGCAAATGGAAATCCCTCAGCGAAAACCGCGTGCGCGACACCCAGGCGGCCATCGAAAACCTGCTCAAAATGAACTACGACACCTTCATCAACGCCAGCTTCCTGCTGCAAGGGAAGGCGGACGAGTTCACCACCAAGACGGCCAACAAGCGCAAGGAAATCCTGGCCGACTTGATCGGCGTCAACCAGTGGGACCAATACAAAGAGGCCGCCGCCGTCCGCCGCCGTGAAACCGAAGGACAATTGCAATTGCTTGACGCGCGCATGACGGACATAGACCAGGAGCTTGACGAAGAAACGGAGCGGGCCGCCATCCTGGCGGTGGCGCAAGAAGAGGAAAGCCGTATTTCCGAACGGCTGGCGGACAAGGAGCAACTTCTGACCCAACTGCGCCGCGTGGAAACCGCCGTGCAGCATCAACGGCAGGCGGTGCATACGCTGGCGAACAACGTCACCCGCGCGCGCCAGAATCTGACCCAGACGGAGGCGGGGCAGGCGCGGCGTCAGCAAGAACTGGACGCTTTCCAGGCGTTGTTGGATGAGGGCGACAACATCACCGCGCGGTATGCTGCCTGGCAGGGAGCGGACGCGACCTGGCAGACGTGGCAGGGCAAGGAAACGGCTTTCCGCCGCATCCGCGACCGCCAGCGCCCGCATGAACTGGCAATCGCGCAGGCGCAAAGTCGCTTGCAGCAGCGGCAGGCGCACCTGGAGGCGGAGGCGGCGCGCGTGGCGGCGATGCGCCAGGAGCAGGAGGAGGTAACGGAACGTCTGCGCGCCGGGCGGCAGCAGTTGGCGGCCCTGTCCGCGCGCCTGGAGGCGATGACGGCGCAGGAAACGGCCTGGCACGAGGCCCGCGCGCGTTTGCAGGCGCTGGAGCATGAGCGCAAGCTGCGGCAGCAAGAGGTGGGGCAGTTGCAAACGCAGTGGCGACGGCTGGAGCGGGAGCAAAAGGAGCAGGAAGCCGTCGCACAAAATCGGACGGATGCGCAGGCGGCGATTGCTACCCTGACGGAAAAGTTGGCGCGGGTGAATGCGGATCAGCAGGCGTTGATGGGGGCGATGGCGGAGCGGGATACGCTGCAAGCGGAGCAGCCGCCGCTGAAGGAGCAGATGGATAAGTTGAAGGAACGGATAACGCGGTTGGAGGAAGATGCCGGCAGCGAGTGTCCTCTTTGTGGGCAGCCATTGACAGCGGAGCATCGCCGGGCGGTGTTGAGCGATTTGCGGGCGGAGGGGGAAAATGCCGGCAATCGCTACCGGCAAAACCAGGCGCGCGTGCGTGAGTTAGGTCAACAAATCAAGCAATGGGAAACCAGCGTCAAGCAGCGCCCATTCCTGGAGCGGGAACACCCCACGCAGCAGCAACGGCTGGCCGCGGCGGAAGCCCGCCTCGCCGAAATTGAGGCCCACGTCACTGAATGGCAAAGCGACAGCGCCCCGCGCCTGGCGCAACTCCAGGCAGAATTGGCGGACGATACCGACCGGCAAGCGCAGCAGCACCGCGTCGGCGAACTGGCGCTTTCTATCCAGGACAAGCCAAAAGCGGAACAAGAGCGGCTTACCTGCCAGCAGGCGATTTCCGCTGCCGAGGCGCGGCTGGCGGAAATCACGCGCGCCAGCGCCGCGTGGGAAACCGCCGGCGTGGCCGAATTGGCGCAAGTGCGCCGGCAGTTGGCGGCAGAAGATTTCGCCCTGGAAGAGCGAACCGCTCTGGCGGCGCTGGATGCGGAAGCCGCCGCCGTTGGCTACGATCCCGCTGCGCAGGCCGTCGCCCAGCGAGAACGAGCCGCCCTGGCGGACGCGCCCGCCGCCTTCCAGGAATTGAAACAGGCGGAGGCCGCCGTTAAGCCCCTTTCCGACACATTATCCGACCTGGCGCACCAGCTTGTGGAGCAACGCGCACAGTTGGCGGAGATGGAAACGCAGCACCAGGCGGCAGCGGCGCAACTGGCGGAGATGACGACCCATGCCCAGGATGTGCGCGAGGTGGAGCAAGACCTGTTCCGCCTGCGCGAAGACGCGGTTGCCGCGCACCAGCGCGTGGGCGCGGCGCGGCAGCGGTTGGACGTACTCACCGATTTGCGCCAACAGCAGCGCCGCCTGATGACGGAACGCGCCGACCTGACGCACCGCGTTCAGCGGCTGAAACTGCTGGAAAAAGCGTGTGGGCGGGACGGGGTGCAGGCGCTGCTGATTGAACAGGCGCTGCCCGAAATCGAAACCAGCGCCAACGATCTGCTGGAGCGACTCACGGACGGGCAGATGCGCGTCACGTTTGACACACAGCGCCAGCTAAAAACCCGGGATGAAATGGCGGAAACGCTGGACATCCGCATCGTAGATAATGCCGGTGAACGCCCTTACGAGAACTTTTCCGGCGGGGAGCAGTTCCGCGTCAATTTTGCCATTCGCCTGGCTCTTTCGCGCGTGCTGGCGAAACGGGCTGGCGCGCGGCTGCAAACGCTGGTTATTGACGAGGGTTTTGGCAGCCAGGATCCGCAAGGGCGGCAGCGGCTGGTGGAGGCCATCAACACCATCCAGGGCGATTTCGCCTGCATCCTGGTGATCACCCACATTGACCAACTGCGCGACGCCTTCCCTACTCGCATTCAGGTGGAAAAAAGCAGCCGCGGCTCCGCAATCACGGTCAATTGA
- a CDS encoding NADH-quinone oxidoreductase subunit K yields MELLTALVIGVLFAAGIFQMLRRNVIRAVMGLIILSSAINLFLLSAGISQGTQPAYVNGGGIPSDPLPQALILTAIVISMGGTAFVLALLYIISARYRTSDVDEINNLRH; encoded by the coding sequence ATGGAACTACTAACCGCACTGGTCATTGGTGTTTTGTTTGCTGCCGGCATTTTCCAGATGCTGCGCCGCAACGTAATCCGCGCCGTGATGGGGTTGATTATTCTCTCCAGCGCGATCAACTTGTTTTTGTTGAGTGCCGGCATTTCCCAGGGAACCCAACCCGCCTACGTCAACGGCGGCGGCATTCCCAGCGACCCCCTACCCCAGGCCCTCATCCTCACCGCCATCGTCATCAGCATGGGCGGCACAGCTTTCGTCCTCGCCCTCCTCTACATCATCTCCGCCCGCTACCGCACCAGCGACGTCGACGAAATCAACAACCTGCGGCATTGA
- a CDS encoding monovalent cation/H(+) antiporter subunit G has product MQTVALIAAILAVVIGTFFSIVGVVGYVRLPDVYTRLHATGKVGVFGVVLLLIAAIIWTPLSLGRGLTLIFLLLLTGPATSHALASAAYRLGIPLKQSQRDDLAQAVLPRETKPPVEI; this is encoded by the coding sequence ATGCAAACCGTTGCCTTAATCGCCGCTATTCTCGCCGTCGTCATCGGTACATTCTTCTCCATCGTGGGCGTCGTCGGCTACGTGCGACTGCCCGACGTCTATACGCGGCTGCACGCCACCGGCAAAGTGGGCGTGTTTGGGGTTGTGCTACTGCTCATCGCGGCCATCATCTGGACGCCGCTCAGTTTGGGGCGCGGCCTGACCTTGATTTTTCTGCTCCTGCTCACCGGTCCGGCCACCTCCCACGCCCTCGCCTCCGCTGCCTATCGCCTCGGCATCCCCCTCAAACAATCGCAGCGCGACGACCTGGCCCAAGCAGTCCTTCCCAGAGAAACCAAGCCCCCTGTAGAGATTTGA
- a CDS encoding cysteine synthase family protein, with product MLTRTLENTAPLLFSPRQPRNRLEDQVGHTPLLWLRRVAEDAGISPHVTLYAKAEWFNPSGSIKDRPALNIIRAAEEQGALRPGMTLLDATSGNMGIAYAMLGAARGYHVRLTLPGNASPERIAILRAYGAELIFTDPLEGSDGAIVAARDLVAQGDPHVYYANQYDNPANWQAHYFTTANEIWEQTEGRITHFVAALGTGGTFTGTSRRLKELNPRIQCISLQPDSPFHGLEGLKHMPTAIQPGIYDPGAADVDAVVRTETAYRMARELARREGLFLGISAAAAVVGAVETARRLDAGVVVTILPDNGFKYLSDRFWQE from the coding sequence ATGCTCACTAGAACATTGGAAAACACTGCTCCCCTGCTTTTCTCCCCCCGTCAACCGCGAAATCGCCTGGAAGACCAGGTAGGTCATACCCCTCTGTTATGGCTACGTCGTGTGGCGGAAGATGCCGGCATCTCCCCCCACGTCACCCTCTACGCCAAAGCAGAATGGTTCAACCCCAGCGGCTCCATCAAAGACCGCCCCGCCCTCAACATCATCCGCGCCGCCGAAGAACAGGGCGCGCTGCGCCCCGGCATGACCCTCCTTGACGCCACCTCCGGCAACATGGGCATCGCCTACGCCATGCTCGGCGCGGCCCGTGGCTACCACGTTCGCCTCACGCTGCCCGGCAACGCCAGCCCCGAACGCATCGCCATCCTGCGCGCCTATGGCGCCGAACTCATCTTCACCGATCCCCTGGAAGGGTCCGACGGAGCCATCGTTGCCGCCCGCGACCTGGTAGCTCAGGGAGACCCCCACGTCTACTATGCCAACCAATACGACAATCCCGCCAACTGGCAGGCTCATTACTTCACCACCGCCAACGAAATTTGGGAACAAACGGAGGGGCGGATCACCCATTTCGTAGCCGCGCTGGGCACGGGCGGCACGTTCACGGGCACATCGCGCCGTCTGAAAGAACTAAACCCGCGCATTCAATGCATCTCCCTGCAGCCGGACAGTCCCTTCCACGGATTGGAGGGGCTGAAGCACATGCCCACGGCCATCCAACCCGGCATCTACGATCCGGGCGCAGCCGACGTAGACGCCGTCGTGCGCACGGAAACCGCCTACCGCATGGCCCGCGAACTGGCCCGCCGTGAAGGGCTGTTCCTGGGTATCTCCGCCGCCGCCGCCGTCGTTGGGGCCGTGGAAACAGCGCGACGGCTTGATGCGGGGGTCGTGGTGACGATCCTGCCCGACAATGGCTTCAAGTATCTTAGCGACCGTTTCTGGCAGGAGTAA
- a CDS encoding DUF4040 domain-containing protein encodes MADNALLLPLLLIIFAAGGAALAALPPLNRRLPPLGLGFGLSLFPLAAFLLLLQLLVRLGDGVALTWSVAWLPTLNLNLSLRLDALSGLFALLVTGIGALVLVYSGHYFRADRGAWRFLTYILLFMTAMLGLVLAGDVLSLFIFWEGTSVTSFLLVAYKYKDEAARRGAFKALFITGGGGVALLVGLLFVAHYAGSTDLTTILNQGDALRTSPLYPVMLGLIAFAAITKSAQVPAHIWLPDAMSAPTPASAYLHSATMVKAGIYLMARLNPVLGGTETWFWLLSLFGLLTMLTGAYLGLKQNDLKALLAYSTISQLGVLMLLIGQDTEIAFKALVIGVLAHALYKSALFLLVGIVDQYAGTRDPRRLGGLARAMPAVAVVTTVAALSLAGLPPLFGFLAKETLLAAAVHPSLPPLLAWVFPAAAVIAGALLLAQAGLLVWDTFFHAPSAARPPIRPVPWGMVIVPMLPAFLSLAIGILPEPAALASLLARAASTAYGDKVKVSLALWTGLNIPLALSAVAILLGTGLFLRRHAVRAWQMRWLPALTANTLYHATLRLLDRLGEIAARLQQGRLRFYLAVIIAAMLAIVAWLGGGQVLTTWPATQPPTLDSLGVLAGLRLFALAAVVGAALASVFLRRDLFAILALGVSGFGVAVLMALEPAPDVALVQIVVDILTTVILVLALTRLPRTQRRRAQDLTFRQSRAGLVRDALVALGGGALVSLITLNALLTRPRVSAVSPYYIANAKPLTGAKDIVGAIVVDFRALDTLIEITVFALAGMGIYTLLRYAARRFGDEGRQVMELPPPTEGRLPAFGIGGAHPSALLRLLGNVSLPLALILAATHMMYGHDQPGDGFTAGILISLAAGFWYIIFGYEETRRRLPWLRAFPLIGGGILLALVTGGLAALLTGHFLGNFDLGKMLGLPLPAGFYFSSSFLLEVAICLAVLGGATHMLNTLGHPGHKDAESARDLAHMDEQPQTDHDSRKGA; translated from the coding sequence ATGGCAGACAACGCACTCCTCTTGCCACTATTGCTCATCATCTTCGCCGCCGGCGGGGCCGCCCTGGCCGCGCTGCCCCCACTCAACCGCCGCCTGCCCCCCCTGGGACTCGGCTTCGGCCTCTCCCTGTTCCCCCTGGCCGCTTTTCTGCTGCTGCTGCAATTGCTGGTCCGCCTCGGGGATGGCGTGGCCCTCACCTGGAGCGTTGCCTGGCTCCCCACCCTCAACCTCAACCTGAGCCTGCGCCTGGACGCACTTAGCGGCCTCTTCGCCCTTCTCGTCACCGGCATCGGCGCCCTCGTCCTCGTCTACAGCGGCCACTATTTTCGCGCCGACCGGGGCGCGTGGCGTTTTCTCACCTACATCCTCCTGTTCATGACGGCCATGCTGGGGCTGGTGCTGGCGGGAGACGTACTCAGCCTGTTTATCTTCTGGGAGGGAACCAGCGTCACCTCCTTCCTGCTGGTGGCCTACAAATACAAGGATGAAGCGGCGCGGCGGGGGGCGTTTAAGGCGTTGTTCATCACCGGCGGGGGTGGCGTGGCCCTGCTGGTGGGATTACTGTTCGTGGCTCACTATGCCGGCAGCACCGACCTCACCACCATCCTCAACCAGGGCGACGCCCTGCGCACCAGTCCCCTCTACCCCGTCATGCTGGGGCTGATCGCCTTCGCCGCCATCACCAAGAGCGCCCAGGTTCCCGCGCACATCTGGCTGCCAGACGCCATGAGCGCCCCCACCCCCGCCAGCGCCTACCTCCACTCCGCCACCATGGTCAAAGCCGGCATTTACCTCATGGCCCGCCTCAACCCCGTCCTCGGCGGCACGGAAACCTGGTTCTGGCTCCTTAGCCTCTTTGGCCTGCTCACCATGCTCACGGGCGCTTACCTCGGCCTGAAGCAAAACGACCTGAAGGCGCTGCTCGCCTATTCCACCATCAGCCAGCTTGGCGTCCTCATGCTCCTCATCGGCCAGGATACGGAAATCGCCTTCAAGGCGCTGGTGATTGGCGTACTGGCGCACGCGCTGTACAAGAGTGCCCTCTTTTTGCTCGTGGGCATCGTGGACCAGTATGCCGGCACGCGCGATCCGCGACGCCTCGGTGGCCTGGCCCGCGCCATGCCCGCCGTGGCTGTGGTGACGACCGTGGCCGCGCTCTCCCTGGCCGGGTTGCCCCCCCTGTTCGGCTTTCTGGCGAAAGAAACGCTGCTGGCGGCGGCGGTCCATCCCTCACTGCCGCCACTACTGGCCTGGGTTTTCCCCGCGGCCGCCGTCATCGCCGGCGCGTTGCTGCTGGCGCAGGCGGGCCTGTTGGTGTGGGATACGTTCTTCCACGCGCCATCCGCCGCACGTCCTCCCATTCGGCCCGTGCCGTGGGGAATGGTGATTGTGCCCATGTTGCCGGCATTTCTCTCCCTGGCCATCGGCATCCTCCCCGAACCTGCCGCCCTGGCCAGCCTCCTCGCCCGCGCCGCCTCCACCGCCTATGGCGACAAAGTTAAAGTCTCCCTCGCCCTCTGGACCGGCCTAAACATCCCCCTCGCCCTCTCCGCCGTCGCCATCCTCCTGGGCACGGGACTATTCCTCCGCCGCCACGCCGTCCGCGCCTGGCAAATGCGCTGGCTCCCTGCCCTCACCGCCAACACCCTCTACCACGCCACCCTGCGCCTGCTAGACCGCTTGGGCGAGATCGCCGCTCGTTTGCAGCAAGGGCGACTGCGCTTCTACCTGGCCGTCATCATCGCCGCCATGCTGGCCATCGTCGCCTGGCTGGGTGGCGGGCAGGTGCTGACCACCTGGCCCGCCACCCAGCCCCCCACGCTAGACAGCCTGGGCGTGCTGGCCGGGCTGCGCCTGTTTGCCCTGGCCGCCGTCGTCGGCGCGGCCCTGGCCAGCGTCTTCTTGCGCCGCGACCTGTTCGCCATCCTGGCGCTGGGTGTCTCCGGCTTCGGCGTGGCCGTCCTCATGGCCCTGGAACCCGCGCCCGACGTGGCCCTGGTGCAGATCGTGGTGGACATCCTCACCACCGTCATTCTCGTGCTGGCGCTCACACGGCTGCCGCGCACCCAACGCCGCCGCGCCCAGGACCTCACCTTCCGCCAGAGCCGCGCCGGATTGGTGCGGGATGCTCTGGTGGCGCTCGGCGGCGGCGCGCTGGTGAGCCTTATCACCCTCAACGCGCTGCTGACGCGCCCCCGCGTCAGCGCCGTTTCCCCTTACTACATCGCCAACGCCAAACCGCTCACGGGGGCAAAGGACATCGTGGGGGCGATTGTGGTGGATTTCCGCGCCCTGGATACGCTGATCGAAATTACGGTGTTTGCCCTGGCGGGGATGGGCATCTACACGCTGCTGCGCTACGCGGCCCGCCGTTTTGGCGACGAGGGGCGGCAAGTGATGGAACTGCCGCCGCCGACTGAGGGACGATTGCCGGCATTCGGCATCGGCGGCGCGCACCCATCGGCATTATTGCGGCTGCTGGGGAACGTCTCCCTGCCGCTGGCCCTCATCCTGGCCGCCACGCACATGATGTACGGGCATGATCAGCCGGGAGATGGATTTACTGCCGGCATTCTCATCAGCCTCGCCGCCGGATTCTGGTACATCATTTTTGGCTACGAGGAGACCCGTCGCCGCCTCCCCTGGCTGCGCGCCTTCCCCCTCATCGGCGGCGGCATCCTGCTCGCCCTCGTCACCGGCGGCCTGGCCGCCCTGCTCACCGGCCATTTTCTGGGTAATTTCGACCTGGGCAAAATGCTTGGCCTCCCCCTGCCCGCCGGCTTCTACTTTAGCTCCTCTTTTTTGCTGGAGGTGGCCATCTGCCTGGCCGTCCTCGGCGGGGCCACGCACATGCTCAACACGCTCGGCCATCCGGGTCACAAGGATGCCGAGAGCGCGCGCGACCTGGCGCACATGGACGAACAACCACAAACAGACCACGATTCACGAAAGGGGGCATGA
- a CDS encoding Na+/H+ antiporter subunit E, with amino-acid sequence MHLLRLIIPLWLLYLAVTANLEPANLVVGGLLAGGVSLLLRPRARAVAWRQLPAALLALARYVWVLAWDLVFSGVQVARIVLDPRLPIAPGIIAIPAQCETEMGAALSAHAITLTPGELVVEMDNAGTLYTHCLDISHADEYVADAQRLRRDLLRKISA; translated from the coding sequence ATGCACCTGTTACGTTTGATCATCCCTTTATGGCTGCTATACCTGGCGGTGACCGCCAACCTGGAACCGGCGAATCTGGTGGTGGGTGGGTTGCTGGCCGGGGGCGTGAGCCTGCTACTGCGCCCGCGCGCGCGCGCCGTTGCCTGGCGGCAACTGCCGGCGGCGCTGCTGGCGCTGGCGCGGTATGTCTGGGTGCTGGCCTGGGACCTGGTTTTCAGTGGGGTGCAGGTGGCGCGGATTGTGCTGGACCCACGTTTGCCGATTGCGCCCGGTATTATTGCTATTCCGGCGCAGTGTGAGACGGAGATGGGGGCGGCGTTGAGCGCGCACGCGATTACGTTGACGCCGGGGGAGTTGGTGGTGGAGATGGATAATGCCGGCACACTGTACACCCACTGCCTCGACATCAGCCACGCCGACGAATACGTCGCCGACGCGCAACGTCTCCGCCGCGACCTGCTGCGCAAGATTTCCGCCTGA
- a CDS encoding ATP-dependent RecD-like DNA helicase has product MNAQLDEIAGSVERVTYYNPENGYSVIRLQPDSRGMLPFKYASGRDALITVVGNLPEVNPGEWLKLQGRWSQHPKHGRQFQVELCEKAMPASLEGIKRYLGSGLVRGIGPVMAERIVNTFGEQTLDVIDYEPTRLREVLGIGKKRVSGIIKAWEEQRAIKDVMLFLQSHNVSTGLAVKIYKRYGDEALRIVQNTPYQLVQDIHGVGFKTADKLAQALGLAVDDPDRIEAGIAYTLNRLVEEGHVYVPQPELEPEAAQILGLEVSKVTAVIEQLESDALIKRETITYAISQPEVPVTIREETAVYLTPFYYSEIGVTNRIRRIVDHPTSRLTPLKSRLTPHTFAQLRLQTGIELASQQRTAIHTAITHKVTILTGGPGTGKTTTLRTLLDLLDQGGCTYALAAPTGRAAKRLTETTGRPAKTIHRLLEFQPGEGFSRDEDNPLPVDMVIIDETSMLDLILANSLLKAVAIDSHLLLVGDVDQLPSVGAGDVLRDLIASDVPAVVRLQTIFRQAADSLIIHNAHRINQGLMPVARLDGSAAQDFFLFIKQEPHEVAELLVDIVQNRVPHKFGLDSLDDIQVLSPMYNGSAGVTNLNLMLQQALNPPGQRKLERRLGGRVFRMGDKVMQTVNNYDKNVFNGDIGRITDMDLLMQTFTVNIDGMPVVYDFLEADELVHAFAISVHKAQGSEYPCVVLPVVMQHYMMLQRNLFYTAVTRARRLVILVGTRRAINVAIKNNRVAERHTALDWRLRGKT; this is encoded by the coding sequence ATGAATGCGCAACTGGACGAGATCGCTGGCTCCGTGGAGCGGGTGACATATTACAACCCGGAGAATGGTTACTCCGTTATTCGCCTGCAACCAGATAGCCGCGGGATGCTGCCCTTCAAATATGCCAGTGGGCGGGATGCACTGATTACGGTTGTGGGCAACCTGCCGGAGGTCAATCCGGGAGAGTGGTTGAAATTGCAGGGGCGCTGGAGCCAACATCCCAAACACGGGCGGCAGTTTCAGGTTGAATTGTGCGAAAAAGCGATGCCGGCATCGCTCGAAGGCATCAAACGGTATCTCGGCTCCGGCCTCGTCCGCGGCATCGGCCCCGTCATGGCCGAACGCATCGTCAACACCTTCGGCGAACAAACCCTCGACGTCATCGACTACGAACCCACCCGCCTGCGCGAAGTCCTCGGCATCGGCAAAAAACGAGTCAGCGGCATCATCAAAGCCTGGGAAGAACAGCGGGCCATCAAAGACGTGATGCTCTTCCTCCAATCCCACAACGTCTCCACCGGCCTGGCCGTCAAGATTTACAAACGGTATGGCGACGAGGCCCTCCGCATTGTACAAAACACCCCGTACCAACTGGTGCAAGACATCCACGGCGTCGGCTTCAAGACCGCCGACAAACTGGCCCAGGCGCTAGGGCTGGCCGTCGACGACCCCGACCGCATCGAAGCCGGCATTGCCTACACCCTCAACCGCCTCGTCGAAGAAGGCCACGTCTATGTACCGCAACCCGAACTGGAACCGGAAGCCGCGCAAATCCTCGGCCTGGAAGTGAGTAAAGTCACCGCCGTCATCGAACAACTGGAAAGCGACGCCCTCATCAAGCGGGAAACCATCACCTACGCCATCAGCCAGCCGGAAGTGCCCGTCACCATCCGTGAGGAAACCGCCGTCTACCTCACCCCCTTCTACTACTCCGAAATTGGCGTCACCAACCGCATCCGTCGCATCGTAGACCACCCCACCAGCCGCCTCACCCCCCTCAAGAGCCGCCTGACCCCGCACACCTTCGCCCAATTGCGGCTGCAAACCGGCATCGAGCTGGCCTCACAGCAGCGCACGGCCATCCACACGGCCATCACCCACAAAGTCACCATCCTCACCGGCGGCCCCGGTACGGGCAAGACAACCACACTGCGCACCCTGCTGGATCTGCTGGACCAGGGCGGCTGCACCTACGCCCTCGCTGCGCCCACCGGTCGCGCCGCCAAAAGGCTCACGGAAACCACCGGACGCCCCGCCAAAACCATTCACCGCCTGCTGGAATTCCAACCCGGCGAAGGGTTCAGCCGCGACGAAGACAATCCGTTGCCCGTTGATATGGTGATTATTGACGAAACCTCCATGCTGGACCTGATCCTGGCCAACAGCCTGCTCAAAGCCGTGGCCATAGACAGCCACCTGCTGCTGGTAGGGGATGTGGATCAGCTCCCCTCCGTGGGCGCAGGCGACGTGCTGCGCGACCTGATCGCCTCCGATGTGCCCGCCGTCGTGCGGCTGCAGACCATCTTCCGCCAGGCCGCCGACAGCCTGATCATCCACAACGCACACCGCATCAACCAGGGCCTCATGCCCGTCGCCCGCCTCGACGGGAGTGCGGCGCAGGATTTTTTCCTCTTCATCAAGCAAGAACCGCATGAAGTGGCCGAATTGCTGGTGGACATTGTCCAAAATCGCGTTCCGCACAAGTTCGGGCTGGATTCACTGGATGATATACAGGTACTCAGCCCCATGTACAACGGCAGCGCAGGCGTCACCAACCTGAACCTGATGTTGCAGCAGGCGCTCAATCCACCGGGGCAGCGTAAACTGGAGCGGCGGCTGGGGGGGCGCGTCTTCCGCATGGGCGACAAAGTGATGCAGACGGTGAACAACTACGACAAGAACGTCTTCAACGGGGACATTGGTCGCATCACGGACATGGACCTGCTCATGCAAACGTTCACCGTCAACATTGATGGGATGCCGGTCGTATACGATTTTCTGGAGGCGGATGAGTTGGTACACGCCTTTGCCATCAGCGTACACAAAGCGCAAGGCTCTGAATACCCCTGCGTGGTCCTCCCCGTGGTGATGCAGCACTACATGATGTTGCAGCGCAACCTGTTCTACACTGCCGTGACGCGGGCACGGCGGCTGGTGATCCTGGTGGGGACGCGGCGCGCCATCAACGTCGCCATCAAGAATAACCGCGTCGCCGAACGGCACACCGCCCTGGACTGGCGGCTACGCGGCAAAACATAA
- a CDS encoding cold-shock protein, whose translation MSNKTGIVKWFNRLKGYGFIEDKDSGVDVFVHYSAIEGEGYRNLNEGDLVNYDQIDQGKGPQARNVRKKRIF comes from the coding sequence ATGAGCAACAAGACAGGTATTGTGAAGTGGTTTAATCGCCTGAAGGGGTATGGATTTATTGAGGACAAAGATTCTGGCGTCGATGTCTTCGTCCATTACAGCGCTATTGAGGGTGAAGGATACCGCAACTTGAATGAGGGCGATCTTGTCAATTACGATCAGATCGACCAGGGAAAAGGGCCGCAGGCCCGTAATGTGCGGAAGAAGCGCATTTTCTAG
- a CDS encoding cold-shock protein, with translation MKTGTVKWFSRLKGYGFIQPDEEGAEVFVHYSAIEGDGYRNLYEGDKVSFEVIDQGRGPQARNVRVQQAAF, from the coding sequence ATGAAAACAGGTACGGTAAAGTGGTTTAGCCGTCTCAAAGGGTATGGTTTTATTCAACCAGATGAGGAAGGCGCGGAGGTGTTTGTTCATTATTCCGCCATTGAAGGAGATGGCTATCGGAATCTCTACGAGGGAGACAAAGTCAGCTTCGAAGTGATAGACCAGGGACGCGGCCCACAGGCGCGCAACGTCCGCGTACAGCAGGCAGCCTTCTGA